In the genome of Podarcis raffonei isolate rPodRaf1 chromosome W, rPodRaf1.pri, whole genome shotgun sequence, one region contains:
- the LOC128405998 gene encoding glutamic acid-rich protein-like: MSHSQKKGGEGATPGERRELKQEIEPKADIVKMLTEIKKDIKQSEKNLETRLEQMDKKIDMTVNELKGQMKELTKRTQSLEEGLKRTKLEMREVKREEEEMRAEVLEINKTQEDIWDAIAMNDLRQREQNLRLRSMPEVQGENLREKLTLEIAQWLGMEVEEVRKTIQNVFRIKTRSAKAKKFPGDCLIIFKHTEIKNLILQKNREKRLIIIIDGNFIIIFRDVPLRLLKKRDHYKPLTQILRKNQIEFKWEFPEGISFFYKGKKFKLTNPDEAQKFMRRYKELGREEEAAGAGAGVGFGSPAGVEGGERDRKEELGDREEEEQEEEEEEEEEQENEEVEEQV, encoded by the coding sequence ATGTCCCATtcacagaaaaagggtggtgaAGGGGCAACACCTGGAGAAAGAAGAGAGTTAAAACAAGAGATAGAACCGAAAGCAGATATTGTAAAGATGCTTACAGAGATAAAGAAAGACATTAAGCAAAGTGAGAAAAACCTAGAGACAAGGTTGGAACagatggacaaaaaaattgatatGACAGTTAATGAATTGAAAGGACAAATGAAGGAGCTGACAAAAAGAACACAGAGTTTAGAAGAGGGattgaaaagaacaaaattagaaATGAGGGAggtgaagagggaggaggaggagatgagagCTGAAGTTTTAGAAATTAATAAGACGCAAGAAGATATTTGGGATGCGATTGCTATGAATGACCTGAGGCAGAGAGAGCAGAATTTGAGGTTGAGATCAATGCCTGAGGTACAAGGGGAGAATTTAAGGGAGAAATTGACATTGGAAATTGCACAATGGTTAGGTATGGAAGTGGAAGAGGTGAGGAAAACAATTCAAAATGTATTTCGGATTAAGACAAGATCGGCCAAAGCAAAGAAATTTCCAGGCGATTGTCTAATTATTTTCAAACATACAGAAATAAAGAATTTGATACtacagaaaaatagagaaaaaagattgATAATTATAATCGATGGAAATTTCATAATCATCTTTAGAGACGTTCCACTTCGCTTGTTGAAAAAACGAGATCATTACAAGCCATTGACACAAATTTTGAGGAAAAATCAAAttgaatttaaatgggaatttccagaagggatctcctttttttACAAAGGGAAAAAGTTTAAGCTCACAAACCCAGATGAAGCACAGAAATTCATGAGAAGATACAAGGAactgggaagagaagaagaagcagccggAGCTGGAGCGGGGGTAGGATTTGGGAGTCCAGCGggagtggagggaggggagagggatcgGAAGGAGGAATTAGGAGacagagaagaagaggaacaggaagaggaagaggaagaagaggaggaacagGAAAACGAAGAAGTAGAAGAACAGGTTTAA